The nucleotide sequence TGGGCAAGCAGCTCGAGTTGCTTGGCCACAACGTCGTCGAGGGCAACCCGGACTACGGCCTGCGGTTGTCGTGGGACTTTCTCGCCCGCTCCACATCGGGTCTGCGGGACTGGGAGGAGCGCCTCGGTGACGGCGTCATCCTGGACCGTCGCACGCTGGCCAATCTGCGCACGGGAGCCGTTCTGGGACAGGCGATTCTGAAAAGCGCGCGCCGCCATGAGGCCGCCGACCAACAACGGGTGGGTTCGATCTTCGACATCGTCGACGTCGTGCTGGCACCCACCACCGCGCAGCCACCGCCGCTGGCCCGCTCCTTCGACCGACTCGGCGGCCTCGCCACCGACCGCGCCATGATCCGCGCCTGCCCGGTGACCTGGCCGTGGAATGTGTTGGGCTGGCCATCGATCAACGTGCCCGCGGGCTTCACCTCCGATGGTCTACCGATCGGCGTGCAGTTGATGGGACCGGCCAACAGCGAGGGCATGCTGATCTCGTTGGCCGCCGAGCTGGAGGCGATCTGCGGCTGGGCGTCCCAACAACCCACGGTGTGGTGGAACGGCGACTGACGGCGCTAGGTATCGCCCTCCTTATGAAAGGTGTTGCGATAACTCTGCGGCGACACGCCGACCACTCGGCGGAATTGGTCGCGGAAGTTGGCGGGTGAAGCGAAACCGACTCGGCGCGAGATACTTTCGATGCCGTCGCGGGTCGCCTCCAGCAGTTCCTGGGCGTGCCTGATCCGAACACCATTGACCCACTGCATCGGCGTTTGACCGGTCTCGCGCCGAAAACTACGGTTCAACGTCCGGACACTGGTGGACGCCTGGCGTGCGATGTCGCCCAGCGTCAACGGCAGATCCGCGTTGGTCTCGATCCAGGCCAGCAGACCGTCGAGCTCGGTGGAGACTTCGCGGCGGTTGCGGACGATGAACTGCGCCTGTCCACCGGTACGGCGCAACGGGGCGACCGCCAGCCGCGCCGCATCGGCGGCAACAGCGGAACCGTAGTCACGCGCGACCATGTGCAGGCACAGGTCGAGGCCGGCCGACGCTCCGGCCGAGGTCAGGATTTGGCCTTCGTCGACGTACAGCAGATCGGCGTCCACCCGGACCGCGGGATAGGCCGCGGAAAACGCCTCGGCCGCCACCCAGTGCGTAGTCGCGCGCTTGCCGTCCAAAATTCCCGCGGCGGCCAGCGAGAAGGCGCCGCTACAGATGGATGCGATGCGAATTCCGTTGCGGTGCGCCGACTTCAGCGCGACCACGACATCACCGCGGGTCGGCGTCACGACGTCGTTGCGTCCGGGCACGACGATGGTGTCGGCGTTGGCCAGTTCCGTCAAACCGAAGTCGGTTGCAATTCGGATCGGCCCGGCCGTGACGACGGGCTCGGCGCCGCACACCCGAACCTGGTAGCCGGGCTCCCCATTGGCCAGCCGGACCCGACCGAAAGTCTCGACCGCGATGGCCAGATCGAACGCGATGACGTCAGGTTCGGCCAAGACCGCCACTGCATGCACAGTTTGGCAATATACCGGCGCTATATGGCGATCCGGCCACTGGTCGGCGGCGGGGGAACCGGCGATGATCGACGGCATGCATGCGCAAATCGTGCTCTACGACGGCTTCGACCCGCTCGACGCGATCGCTCCGTTCGAAGTTCTCGCCGCGGGCGGTGAATACATGGCTGGCGATCTGCAGGTGTCGCTGGTGTCCGCCGAGGGGCCGCGCGCCGTGACCAGCGGCACTCACGGTGTCACGCTGCATGCCTCCGCCGCGATCGACCCCGACAGCCCCGGCTGCATCATCGTGCCCGGTGCCAGCGGCCCGGTTGACGGAGATCCCGACGACGGTGTCGAGACCATTCCCGTGCTGCTCGCCCGGGCGGCGCAGACGGATCTAACACCGTTGTTGAGCAAGGCCTTTGACAATCCGGACATCACGGTCGCCACCGTGTGCGGTGGTGCGGTGGTGCTGGCGATGTCCGGGCTCATCGAGGGGCGTCACGCGGTCACCCACTACCTGGGCATGGACCTGCTGGACGCCGCCGGCGTCGTCCCCGTGGCGGCCCGGGTGGTCGACGACGGCGACCTGGTTACCGCCGGTGGCGTCACATCCGGGCTGGACTTGGCGCTGCACCTGCTCGACCGGTGGTACGGCCCGCGCATCCCGCACGCGGTCGAGCGACTATTCGAGTACGAACGACGAGGA is from Mycobacterium conspicuum and encodes:
- a CDS encoding GlxA family transcriptional regulator produces the protein MHAVAVLAEPDVIAFDLAIAVETFGRVRLANGEPGYQVRVCGAEPVVTAGPIRIATDFGLTELANADTIVVPGRNDVVTPTRGDVVVALKSAHRNGIRIASICSGAFSLAAAGILDGKRATTHWVAAEAFSAAYPAVRVDADLLYVDEGQILTSAGASAGLDLCLHMVARDYGSAVAADAARLAVAPLRRTGGQAQFIVRNRREVSTELDGLLAWIETNADLPLTLGDIARQASTSVRTLNRSFRRETGQTPMQWVNGVRIRHAQELLEATRDGIESISRRVGFASPANFRDQFRRVVGVSPQSYRNTFHKEGDT
- a CDS encoding DJ-1/PfpI family protein: MHAQIVLYDGFDPLDAIAPFEVLAAGGEYMAGDLQVSLVSAEGPRAVTSGTHGVTLHASAAIDPDSPGCIIVPGASGPVDGDPDDGVETIPVLLARAAQTDLTPLLSKAFDNPDITVATVCGGAVVLAMSGLIEGRHAVTHYLGMDLLDAAGVVPVAARVVDDGDLVTAGGVTSGLDLALHLLDRWYGPRIPHAVERLFEYERRGTVWRNIGREPVEG